From the genome of Papaver somniferum cultivar HN1 chromosome 2, ASM357369v1, whole genome shotgun sequence, one region includes:
- the LOC113347497 gene encoding type I inositol polyphosphate 5-phosphatase 5-like isoform X4, with translation MRKSFSERLAKNSEIEGLNLSNFERPMTSQYETQDFRIFVATWNVGGKAPNNGLNLEDFLQVEGSSDIYILGFQEIVPLNAGNVLVLEDNEPAAKWLAIISQALNRPHENQPYYSNNNTSSSSSSITNINCNDLSSKADTNMKKSSQGGLFFHKPSLKVLSRHLRVDSQNFKSCNCHLESSPPYNEKQHPRDINNLIHKFEQAGSLCIRNGSADDREYFSMAAGIPLSPSYSSSSCDLNYRLVTSKQMVGLFLSVWARKELVQYIAHLRVSSIGRGIMGCLGNKGCISVSMSFHKTTYCFVCSHLASGEKEGDELRRNSDVAEILKSTQFPKICKKSDRRIPERIIEHDQIIWLGDLNYRVSLSYEETKLHLEDNDWETLLQKDQLNIERHAGRVFKGWNEGKIFFAPTYKYTQNSDSYAGETTKSKKKRRTPAWCDRILWYGNGIEQLSYIRGESRFSDHRPVCAVFTSKVVMMNNSCTTPRIEKFKKRYSVQPGRTSEYEDVVPKRHRFYGF, from the exons AAAGGCTGGCGAAGAATTCTGAAATTGAAGGTTTAAACCTCTCTAATTTCGAAAGACCTATGACATCCCAGTATGAAACTCAAGATTTCCG AATATTTGTTGCAACATGGAATGTTGGTGGGAAAGCACCGAATAATGGCCTCAACCTTGAAGATTTCTTGCAGGTTGAGGGTTCTTCAGATATTTATATATTAGGGTTTCAGGAAATAGTTCCATTGAATGCAGGAAATGTTCTTGTACTTGAAGACAATGAACCAGCAGCAAAATGGTTAGCAATCATAAGTCAAGCTCTGAACAGACCACATGAAAACCAACCATATTACTCAAACAATAatacttcatcatcttcttcttctattactAATATAAATTGTAATGATTTATCATCTAAAGCAGATACAAATATGAAAAAATCATCTCAAGGTGGTCTTTTCTTTCATAAACCTTCTCTTAAAGTTCTTAGCAGACATCTTAGGGTTGATAGTCAGAATTTCAAGAGTTGTAATTGTCACTTAGAATCATCACCACCTTATAATGAGAAACAACATCCAAGAGATATTAACAACTTAATACATAAATTTGAGCAAGCGGGTTCTCTTTGTATACGTAATGGCTCGGCTGATGATCGTGAATACTTTTCCATGGCTGCGGGAATTCCCCTTTCCCCTTCTTATTCATCTTCTTCGTGTGACTTGAATTATAGGCTCGTAACGAGCAAACAAATGGTGGGCTTATTTTTATCAGTTTGGGCCAGGAAGGAATTGGTTCAATATATTGCACATCTTAGGGTTTCTTCTATTGGGAGAGGAATCATGGGATGCTTAGGTAACAAG GGTTGTATATCGGTTAGCATGTCGTTCCACAAGACGACATATTGCTTTGTATGTAGTCACTTAGCATCAGGAGAGAAAGAAGGAGATGAGCTACGTAGAAACTCTGACGTAGCTGAAATCCTAAAGAGTACACAGTTCCCTAAAATTTGCAAGAAGTCAGACCGACGTATACCTGAAAGAATAATTGAACATGA CCAGATAATTTGGCTCGGAGATTTGAATTACAGAGTGTCTTTAAGTTATGAAGAAACAAAACTACATTTAGAAGATAATGATTGGGAAACACTATTACAGAAGGATCAG CTTAATATAGAGAGACACGCTGGTAGAGTGTTTAAAGGTTGGAATGAAGGAAAAATTTTCTTTGCTCCTACTTATAAATACACACAGAATTCAGATTCTTACGCGGGAGAAACCACAAAATCTAAAAAGAAGCGTCGGACTCCTGCATG GTGTGATAGGATATTGTGGTATGGTAATGGGATTGAACAATTATCTTATATTAGAGGAGAATCAAGATTTTCAGACCATAGACCAGTATGTGCTGTTTTCACCTCAAAAGTAGTAATGATGAATAATAGTTGTACTACTCCCAGAATCGAAAAGTTCAAGAAAAGATATTCAGTTCAACCTGGTAGGACCTCCGAGTATGAAGACGTGGTACCTAAAAGACATAGATTTTACGGGTTCTAG
- the LOC113347498 gene encoding uncharacterized protein LOC113347498, giving the protein MEIPEVTSPENDEGNSEEEVIDDEERTDASQHDHEDDEDVDDKDDGEKVVSEDAEARAAREAEERKKSEGRETAADKGATVDASSEGFVQAVMHEGDDAPFEWLMNKALMCVPNCAPAVPGERDYHYFTRQRTKLSFEDEVATLWEKDFGATSTSMLVDPPSSIDDMMDIADGYQYRFPQQHILELVRSEYCNRTLYQFFRAKALKLEAKLRQRDDQLNSAEEIILAKDKEILELKE; this is encoded by the exons ATGGAAATTCCCGAGGTTACCAGCCCGGAGAACGATGAAGGAAATTCCGAAGAGGAGGTTATCGATGATGAGGAACGTACTGATGCTTCCCAGCACGAccatgaagatgacgaagatgttgaTGACAAAGATGATGGAGAGAAAGTAGTTTCTGAG GATGCTGAGGCTCGCGCCGCTAGAGAGGCCGAAGAAAGGAAAAAATCCGAGGGTCGGGAGACCGCTGCCGATAAAGGTGCCACCGTTGATGCATCTTCTGAGGGCTTCGTACAGGCCGTGATGCACGAGGGGGACGATGCTCCCTTTGAATGGTTGATGAATAAAGCCTTGATGTGCGTTCCTAATTGTGCTCCCGCGGTTCCTGGTGAAAGGGATTATCATTACTTCACCCGTCAAAGGACGAAGCTGTCGTTTGAGGATGAAGTCGCGACGCTCTGGGAAAAGGATTTTGGAGCTACTTCAACTAGTATGTTGGTTGATCCCCCTTCATCCATTGATGATATGATGGatatagctgatgggtaccaatatcgTTTCCCTCAGCAACACATTCTTGAG CTGGTGAGGAGCGAGTATTGCAACCGTACATTGTACCAGTTCTTTAGGGCGAAGGCCCTTAAGCTAGAGGCGAAGCTACGCCAGAGAGATGACCAACTGAATTCGGCTGAGGAAATCATTTTGGCTAAGGATAAAGAGATACTGGAGCTGAAAGAATAA
- the LOC113347497 gene encoding type I inositol polyphosphate 5-phosphatase 5-like isoform X5 — protein sequence MTSQYETQDFRIFVATWNVGGKAPNNGLNLEDFLQVEGSSDIYILGFQEIVPLNAGNVLVLEDNEPAAKWLAIISQALNRPHENQPYYSNNNTSSSSSSITNINCNDLSSKADTNMKKSSQGGLFFHKPSLKVLSRHLRVDSQNFKSCNCHLESSPPYNEKQHPRDINNLIHKFEQAGSLCIRNGSADDREYFSMAAGIPLSPSYSSSSCDLNYRLVTSKQMVGLFLSVWARKELVQYIAHLRVSSIGRGIMGCLGNKGCISVSMSFHKTTYCFVCSHLASGEKEGDELRRNSDVAEILKSTQFPKICKKSDRRIPERIIEHDQIIWLGDLNYRVSLSYEETKLHLEDNDWETLLQKDQLNIERHAGRVFKGWNEGKIFFAPTYKYTQNSDSYAGETTKSKKKRRTPAWCDRILWYGNGIEQLSYIRGESRFSDHRPVCAVFTSKVVMMNNSCTTPRIEKFKKRYSVQPGRTSEYEDVVPKRHRFYGF from the exons ATGACATCCCAGTATGAAACTCAAGATTTCCG AATATTTGTTGCAACATGGAATGTTGGTGGGAAAGCACCGAATAATGGCCTCAACCTTGAAGATTTCTTGCAGGTTGAGGGTTCTTCAGATATTTATATATTAGGGTTTCAGGAAATAGTTCCATTGAATGCAGGAAATGTTCTTGTACTTGAAGACAATGAACCAGCAGCAAAATGGTTAGCAATCATAAGTCAAGCTCTGAACAGACCACATGAAAACCAACCATATTACTCAAACAATAatacttcatcatcttcttcttctattactAATATAAATTGTAATGATTTATCATCTAAAGCAGATACAAATATGAAAAAATCATCTCAAGGTGGTCTTTTCTTTCATAAACCTTCTCTTAAAGTTCTTAGCAGACATCTTAGGGTTGATAGTCAGAATTTCAAGAGTTGTAATTGTCACTTAGAATCATCACCACCTTATAATGAGAAACAACATCCAAGAGATATTAACAACTTAATACATAAATTTGAGCAAGCGGGTTCTCTTTGTATACGTAATGGCTCGGCTGATGATCGTGAATACTTTTCCATGGCTGCGGGAATTCCCCTTTCCCCTTCTTATTCATCTTCTTCGTGTGACTTGAATTATAGGCTCGTAACGAGCAAACAAATGGTGGGCTTATTTTTATCAGTTTGGGCCAGGAAGGAATTGGTTCAATATATTGCACATCTTAGGGTTTCTTCTATTGGGAGAGGAATCATGGGATGCTTAGGTAACAAG GGTTGTATATCGGTTAGCATGTCGTTCCACAAGACGACATATTGCTTTGTATGTAGTCACTTAGCATCAGGAGAGAAAGAAGGAGATGAGCTACGTAGAAACTCTGACGTAGCTGAAATCCTAAAGAGTACACAGTTCCCTAAAATTTGCAAGAAGTCAGACCGACGTATACCTGAAAGAATAATTGAACATGA CCAGATAATTTGGCTCGGAGATTTGAATTACAGAGTGTCTTTAAGTTATGAAGAAACAAAACTACATTTAGAAGATAATGATTGGGAAACACTATTACAGAAGGATCAG CTTAATATAGAGAGACACGCTGGTAGAGTGTTTAAAGGTTGGAATGAAGGAAAAATTTTCTTTGCTCCTACTTATAAATACACACAGAATTCAGATTCTTACGCGGGAGAAACCACAAAATCTAAAAAGAAGCGTCGGACTCCTGCATG GTGTGATAGGATATTGTGGTATGGTAATGGGATTGAACAATTATCTTATATTAGAGGAGAATCAAGATTTTCAGACCATAGACCAGTATGTGCTGTTTTCACCTCAAAAGTAGTAATGATGAATAATAGTTGTACTACTCCCAGAATCGAAAAGTTCAAGAAAAGATATTCAGTTCAACCTGGTAGGACCTCCGAGTATGAAGACGTGGTACCTAAAAGACATAGATTTTACGGGTTCTAG